The Primulina huaijiensis isolate GDHJ02 chromosome 10, ASM1229523v2, whole genome shotgun sequence region AGAATTGGTGGGAAGAAAAAGACGATTTGCATAGAGAATCGTCGTCGAAAAGGAAATGAAAGGAGATCGATGGAAAAAAAACTTAGTTTGAAGTCGACTGAATGAGATGGAtagatttaatattaaaaatttaagttaatgatgtatttacacttaaataaaagaatatttatataaattgacTTGTGGATCGTTTTTGTTAAATAAGTGATGATAGTCCTATTTCTCTAAATTTCTCGCTCTTTCAATCGATTCTCTTTGTTGTTTCTCTCTCTTAGGGTTTGGGCTTATCCAGAGTTCTCCGATAGCAAAACGATGTCTTCCGCTGACGCTTCTCAGAAGATTATCGTGCTGAAGAGCTTCGACGGGGAGACGTTTGAAGTTGAGGAGTTGGTGGCACTGGAATCGCAAACCATTAAGCATATGATCGAGGATAACTGCGCTGATACGACTATACCCTTGCCCAACGTTACATCCAGGATCTTGGCCAAAGTGATCGAGTATTGCAAGAAACACGTGGAAGCCGCATCTAAATCCGATGCCGACGGTGGGATGTGCTCCTCCGACAAAGTCGTTGACGATGAACTGAAGTCGTTCGATACTGAGTTCGTGAAGGTTGATCAGGGCACGCTTTTTGATCTTATCTTGGTAATTCCTCTTACTTTCGGTCAGATTGGCTAGTTTTCCCCTTGATTATGCTGTTTGTTTGAAGTTTGATGCTGTCGGTGTTTGTACAAAGTTTTGTTAGGTGATTTTGTGTCCACAGTTATTAATACTGCAAACTGCAAGGGGTATTTAGGCGCTGCATACATGTGTCATGGAGCCTAGGTCTATGGCACAAATGTGTGTCCTTGGCTCCTGGATCATGGCACAATCTGCACTTGTGTGTCCTTTAACTTAAGGGATATTTGGGAAAATAGACCAAGTCaacatttgttttaaaaatttgatctcCTCATGTTGAACAAATACACTAAAtgagtttattttttaaaaaaaaaagttgacgggttaaaaaataaaatagccCTGAACTTAATGAATGGAATTGCAAATAATATGTTTGAAATTAGAAATATGAAGGAGAAATATGTCTTAACAATCAATTATTACTACAATAAGCAAATTTTCTTCATTATATCAGCCACTGTTTTTTTGAAGTGTAATTAAAATGCACAAGCTTCAAGTGTAACGTTCATAATACATAATGGGCCTTTAATGGGCGTAAAGGTATGTCTCTTGGCATGTGTTTGGGTCCAGATGTTGTGCGTCGGCTTGTTGAGAGTTTTCATAACTATGGTTTCTAAGTTGTGATTCTGCATAATGTGAGGTATATGATGCTTTACTGCTTTGAGTTTTATGGTTTTAGACTAAACTTTTCGTTTATGGCACACAGCTGCTATCCGCATAATCCATGTGATCTATGTGACACTCTGAGTTTTTACATAATGATCTCTGGATTTGGTCTTGATAGTTGGAATTGAGATTGTCTGTCAGTTTTAAAGTTATGTGTGATGACTTTCTTCTGATTTTCTGTCATCCTTCTACTGTGATACTCttatcaatttataattttgtttaggCTTACTGATTAAGATATTTCTAGTGCATTACTTCTCAAGTCCTTCAGGAATTTGGTAAAATGTGGCTAGCAACAATTGATTCTTGTGATATTCTATTTGTGAATTCTGATCGAACAATCAATGCATCTTTCATGCTTATTGGTGCCACTGTCAACGTGCTATTCCCTTGTATTGGATGGTAGGCATTTGGTTTTGGTCTATTACATTTTACCCGTTCAGAATGATACTCCAGATATCACTCATAAGACCGCTCTTATGAGTTTATGGTAGAGTTGCTACAATTTATTATTCTTGGCGTTATGTTATTCTAAGCCTAATTCTTTTCAGGCTGCAAACTACTTGAACATTAAGAGCCTGCTTGACCTAACTTGTCAAACTGTTGCCGACATGATCAAAGGAAAGACGCCAGAGGAAATCCGTAAgacatttaacataaaaaatgacTTCACcccagaagaagaagaagaggttCGAAGGGAGAATGCATGGGCATTCGAATGATGTCTATAATTATATAAGTAGGTAGTCTTATGGTGTTTCGGTACGTGGTGCATCCTTTTCATTGTCAGGGCGTGTTACATATGTTGTTCTATGGACGGTTGAATTGTTATCGCAATTCCCTTTATCACGTATGTTGAATGTTACTTCTGAATTTATGTGCATGGAATGGAATTTGATCATCTTGAAATATTTTTGGCTGCGTGATTATGCTCGGCTAGAGTTGTGAGATGTGCTGACTTGACTTGTAAAATGTTAAAAGAGTAATTTAATCTTCTTTTCATAATCTTACTCGTGGTTCATgttgaaatcaataaaaaaattggtGGGTCAATTGCTTCGATGcttcttgtaaaaaaaatttaggcaTAAAATCTCTTATAAGCTGGCgtgtgatttttaaaatataaagatatattaatttattaatatattttagaaattttgcattttaaACTTGTTACTAATCAGCCCATAAATTAGCTCGATTAACATTTCTAGTTTTAAGCTCGGAAATCTATGAATCTATTATGTAATTGTGAAAAATTCAGAAGTTTGGATCCGAGCTTCAACTTTGCTACGGCCTTGTATTGACACTTCAAGCCTCAGCTTCTGCAAATGTCTGAATCTTGATGTAGCTGACACGTGTGGGCTGGGAGTCCAGACTTTATAATGGGCCATCAGTCCGTGACTAGTGTCAGATGGGCTCAGTTCTTGTCCCATTCATGGGGTTCTGCAAACTCTCCATGATCAGACAACCCTCCAAACTCGTTCTTTTTTCCTTCAATCTCAGTAACTTAAATTGTTTGAAATATGTACACTAAATTGCATAAAAATTCTTTTCTACGATTTTCAATTTGAATCCTAACACAATCAAAGCAACATAAAATGAAAAAGTTGCAAGTTGCGACTTGTTTTTGTCACTTTTGACAACTCAATAACCGATCATCTTATTTTTTTCTCAGATGAGAGAAGGTTAGaaatctaaaatatatatatcataaatattcGTTGTGTATGGGGGACCATAACCATATGTTTAACATGATCAGTCTTAATTTCATCACATAAGACTTGGCTGAGTTTTTACACATAAGATATGTCATATcaaatcatttaatattttgaaaacttctaattaattagatcattttatttaatcttttatattataattaattagatcgttttatttaatcttttatatttatctataattaattaaatcatactATCCCACAAAATAATTCTCAACACTTCGAGAAATAAATGATATGTTCAAAAGGATTTGGCTGTCaacttttaaaaacaataataactcTTGGAATTCGAATATAGTCGCGTGCATATGACAACCATATCCATATTTGTCTAATTTCATGCTATTGTTTCAACATGTCGATTTTTGATATTCCCACGTGCACGCACATGCTTCATATCTTGCATGCACATNTCTGTTccaaaataaattacaaatatttaatttattgaattaataatttaatactaAATCAATACTCTTCTctgtattatataatataaataaatataaaatctatcaaataataaaaataaaaaaataaaaatactggAGTTCAATTGTCGGTTCGAAACACATCCATAAATGCTTACGACCGTTATTTCCATCAATGACACGTGTCAGATTGTAAACGGATAACATAATTGATTTTTCGAAATTACAAATTTAACCTAACGGGGGAATTCCGAATTATTGGATTGAGGTCGAGGCCGCATTGCATTAGCCTaggcaattttattttatttccttttttaaaACGTTACAATGCCAGCTGTCTCCCCCAATTAGGCAGACTAAAAAAGCTGGTTTTGTGTATAAATCCAAAAAACAAAAGGGAAAAGGTTGGTTTAATTACCCGACCAGATAATCTTTGGCCTATCATTACTCTCTCAAttctttattaaatttatttatatacaaatCATAATTATGTCACAAACAAAACTTTATCAATTAGCTTTAACATTTACGCAAAAACGAATAGATTTGTAATTAGATTTaactcataaaaaattaattttttgtcaaaaatattaagtaatatatataagtatcatatttttaatattttgtgttgatttTCCTCCGAAAAGACAATTGTGTCATTAATACCAATATTTGTTATACATGTTTGAGTATTCAAAAATCATATGTTATTAGATCTAAAATATCTTACGTTCAAATATCACATTTAATATCATATTTGTAATGTTTTATACAAATTTTCAtctgaaacaaatatatatggACTCACAGAGTCTACACAAATTTTGTTGTTGATCAAAGAGTGTAAAACATAATTTTATGACAAAAACTGAATGAAAATTTAAGTTTGAGTGTGTGATGATTTAAACCAATTTACCCTTAGAATCATTGAATTTATCGAATTTCGTTTTTAGATTGAAAATCAGTGAAATACTTACGTTGAAGGGAACctcaaaaattaatttggaAAGGTTACTAACCAATCCCATCACATGGTCTTCCTGTACAGTGGGCCCCACACAAATTGTTTTTATTCCCAAAATGCCCTTCCTTTATCCATAAATTCTCCACTCTCCACCCACTGCTCAGAAAAAGTTTTTACTCTCTCTTCCATTTCCTGTGAAACTCTGTATTCTCGAGCGGGGAAAGGGTAGAAATTTTTACCCAAGAGAGCGAGGAAGGAGGATGACGAAGGAAGTGAGTGAAGAGGGGCATGTCCACCACCCGGGGAAGGACTACGTGGACCCGCCGCCGGCGCCGCTTCTTGATTTGGCGGAGCTCAAGCTGTGGTCCTTTTACAGAGCACTCATCGCGGAGTTCATCGCCACCCTGCTCTTCCTGTATGTTACAGTCGCCACCGTGATTGGACACAACAAGCTTAGTGCCGCCGACCAATGCGACGGCGTTGGGATCCTTGGTATTGCGTGGGCCTTTGGCGGCATGATCTTCATCCTCGTTTACTGCACCGCTGGGATTTCAGGTAACATTAGTAGATCCTGACGTCGAAGCCCTTGAGATTTCTGCGCTCTCTCTCTTTCAGTTCTGGACTGAGCAATTCTTCTAGTCAGACCCcttgaaatatttgtttttatgatGCGATTTTAATGTCGTTTCATTCTACAtgtatcaattttatttttcgttTCAGGTGGCCACATTAACCCAGCTGTGACATTTGGGTTGTTTCTAGCGAGAAAGGTGTCTTTGATCAGAGCTTTGGGTTACATGTTAGCACAGTGCTTGGGCGCCATCTGTGGCGTCGGCTTAGTGAAAGCTTTCATGAAAAGCTTCTACAATAGGCTGGGGGGTGGCGCTAACTTTGTGCAGCCAGGATACAACAAGGGCACCGGTCTAGGCGCCGAGATCATCGGAACCTTCGTGCTTGTTTACACCGTTTTCTCCGCCACCGACCCCAAGAGGAGTGCCCGTGACTCTCACGTCCCTGTAAGAACAAAAGCAAACTCTAGGTTCATGAGTTTTTGAAGTTTCATGAAGATTCTCGAGTGATTTCTTCTCTGTGCATGTGTAGGTTTTGGCTCCACTTCCAATCGGTTTCGCAGTTTTCATGGTCCACTTGGCCACCATCCCCATCACCGGGACCGGCATCAACCCAGCCAGAAGCTTAGGAGCCGCCGTGATTTACAACCGGCAGAAAATATGGGATGACCAAGTAAATTTctcctaataatttaattttctttagtTTACAAACAGTTGGCAAGCATGCGAGATTTTACACTAAATATATCTTGTCGTGCAGTGGATTTTCTGGGTTGGGCCATTCGTGGGAGCGTTGGCTGCGGCAGCGTATCACCAATATATCCTGAGAGCCGCCGCCATTAAGGCTTTGGGATCTTTCAGGAGCAACCCCACCAATTGATTAAGCTTGTAGCAGCAATTCAAGTGTGGAAGCAAAAATGGAATGAATTTGGTTGATTTATGTACGTCTGTGTGGTGTGTGTAATGACAGGAGAATGCATGtgtttgttaattaattatgagttccttttttcttttttaatttcgtATTTTTCCTTAAGCAActatttattttatgtgaatattatttttttggcatGAGTCAGCAGCAGAttctaaaaattaataataataaataattttatataaacttTCGTcccataattttagtttttatttcataaaatttgaGAACAAATCTCGATGGAGTCTACCTTGAAATCCCTTGTTTTGAACTGTAGGTTTTTTTTAGACCGtctcatggatttttattattgaaatagatcgattttgtttatttttagaataaaaattaataattttgatattaaaaataacatattttattaGTGATTGAAATAGAATATTTGTGATCGAAGATCAAGAGCAGGAGATGAATGAGTCACTTCAACTTATGTCCTCGAATCTTTCCTTGTCCAACTGTTTTGGAATAGAAAGCAAAATTTGACAGAGACATTTATTCTTGTGAACTATATCATTTGAAAGACCATACGCACACATATGATGTAAAATTCGTTCGTgggaaattatttaatttttttaggcATGACCACGCGCGCTCAGAATTTGAAAatccttaaataaaaaaaaaaaacacacacacacacacaccaggATTTGAAAACCACAGTAAAAAGCAGATCCAAGTAAAGGTTAAATCGAAATATGTTAGAATGAAGATTCagaataattaaagataagtGTTCAATTCTCAATTGTAAGTGGAAATgtaatatcgtaatttttttttaaaaaaaaatccgagTCTATATTTCGGGATCTCCCAAGACTGTTTCCCAGAATAAAATGGTACTGGTCATTAATAAATTTGGCTCAAACCCGAGCAAACGGGCTGCAAGACTCATTATGTGACCAATAGAACAACAAATTCAAAGCAAAATAAACATGTATAAGAAGAAAGAAAATACTTATGGAAACACtatgtaaaaaaatttgagCAATTCACAGATGAACTACTgacaaataaacaaaacatccATCGATACAAGATTGCGATCGAAAACATGCTTTAGAATCAATTTTGAATCCTACCCAGGCAagctttaaaattaaaaaaatttgtaattagCGACGAAACTTACAACCATCGTTAAAGTCACCACATAAACCTACGCAAATATATTACAGACGGTTTTCTAATTAGTGaagatttatttatatatgctgtcgctaattagcgttttttttttaaaatttttttgttttataatttaattaaaaaaaattagttttataattatttgtacATATTTTCAAATTCGTAAATAATCTATGAAACGATTAAACCTTACTATAAAATAAGTTAACaaaattcatgatcttaacCAAGACTCAGAAATGTACCAAAAATTGAAGCTAAAAAACTTACGCGTAATGTATGAAGGCAAATAGTGaaatagatatataattttaaatttgaccaataaaaataatgtaaatttaCTACGGTCTCATAGGAATTTTCTGAATATAAAAAGTtcaagtaaaaattaaatatcatcaCAATAAAGCTTAGTtgaatttaatcaaatttatatgagactattttattgattatatttaatcaatcgctataaatttttttatagtttaattttttttaataaaaacattattgataaaactataaatatttttagctAAAATGTAGCGTTTTAATCCATTCTTAAGACAAAAACCGATGTAATTTTATACTTTTTTTGTTTaatcttaatttaattgaaCGGACTTAGAATTAATAATTAGCTTCATatccaaattttaatatttatataagatTATTTAAAAGAATATTCCCGCTTTCAATATCAGTTTAGGTCCtcaacattaaaaaataatacagtAAATACACTGGAAATATTACAATTATATAGATTATATAATTGAAAACTGGCCCACTCAGAAATGGGCTACATAATAACTGGAccattgaagttgatccaatTGAGACCCAATGGGTCAAATTAAACAGTATTGGATTAGACACATATAAGTTGTGAGAAAGGATTCCAAGTCGTCGTCTCATAATCCATCGGTTCctgattaaaatttaattttaattaattatcataaatggTATGTAAAATGATGGATGTAGATGTCTACATCTATTGAATCATAAgccaataaaattttcatttcaaaattacaatatctcatataataattcaatataaaatttaaaaatattaatcaaaacCAGACCGAACCGAACAAAACCATAAAATTCATAGTTCGGTTTGGTTTGAAATTTTgtaaaactgataaaatatgatttggTTTTGATATTTTGTAAATCAGTTAAATGTATTTTGATTCAAATTTTTAACTGAACTCGAACTAAACCGAATACTCTAAGGACATGAGATGGAGTACAATTACAAGGTAATTGCAAACAAAATGGTACTTAGTTTAATCTTGCGTTTTTGTAATAAGATAggcttatattatattataatttaaatatacgTACACAATAACCACTAGAAATTTGATATCTGAATAACAAATTTAAagccaaaaaaatataaaaatattttatatgataattattatttttgcaaaAACACACAACACGACTCTTGTGGAAACTTTAGAAAAGTGAGAAATAAAAGTCTATATCAATCAATTCCATTAACGGGAAAAAAACTCACACACAGTTGAAAATAGAATTAATACAAGTTGCTATGCTACATCTATCATTCGGAATTGGGATTTATTTGACCAAAATAACATTAATAATCCACTGAccatcaaattcaaaaattttccttCTCCGCGTTGTTTTTGACGATGATAATTCATACATTAGAAAAtattagctttttttttttttttatatatatgaatcaAGTCGGCCTGtatcacaaatataaatatgttataccgtctcacaagagacctactctttgaAAATTTATTAGATATATTTGAGATTGTCTCGCATATATATAATCAAGCTTGTAGACTATGAAACAGaacattttataattttcaaatccGGTTATAACCTAATAATtagtttaattttaatatttcacgACATTCTAAAagtattttatctttttaaattttattttttaaaataatattgtttcaCGGTTTTACGA contains the following coding sequences:
- the LOC140986652 gene encoding SKP1-like protein 1A — translated: MSSADASQKIIVLKSFDGETFEVEELVALESQTIKHMIEDNCADTTIPLPNVTSRILAKVIEYCKKHVEAASKSDADGGMCSSDKVVDDELKSFDTEFVKVDQGTLFDLILAANYLNIKSLLDLTCQTVADMIKGKTPEEIRKTFNIKNDFTPEEEEEVRRENAWAFE
- the LOC140986925 gene encoding aquaporin PIP2-7, yielding MTKEVSEEGHVHHPGKDYVDPPPAPLLDLAELKLWSFYRALIAEFIATLLFLYVTVATVIGHNKLSAADQCDGVGILGIAWAFGGMIFILVYCTAGISGGHINPAVTFGLFLARKVSLIRALGYMLAQCLGAICGVGLVKAFMKSFYNRLGGGANFVQPGYNKGTGLGAEIIGTFVLVYTVFSATDPKRSARDSHVPVLAPLPIGFAVFMVHLATIPITGTGINPARSLGAAVIYNRQKIWDDQWIFWVGPFVGALAAAAYHQYILRAAAIKALGSFRSNPTN